In Microbacterium binotii, one DNA window encodes the following:
- a CDS encoding MarR family winged helix-turn-helix transcriptional regulator, with protein MASPADSDDTSRDKDRAVWRVLSAVRAFSDAMDRMYSGMKGDMDMNATDLAALRMLIIREQRGQDVSPHDIARHLRISTASTTKLVDRLADSGHVVRKPHPVDRRARLISLTDKSRTDFTHHFRDSIDAMRDVAFDYSPTELAVIADFLERMSVGIDPDA; from the coding sequence ATGGCGAGTCCCGCTGACTCAGACGATACGTCGCGTGATAAGGATCGCGCAGTATGGCGCGTCCTGTCGGCCGTGCGCGCCTTCAGCGACGCCATGGACCGCATGTACAGCGGCATGAAGGGCGACATGGACATGAACGCCACCGACCTCGCCGCCCTGCGCATGCTCATCATCCGCGAGCAGCGGGGACAGGACGTCAGCCCGCACGACATCGCACGGCACCTGCGGATCTCCACCGCCTCGACGACGAAGCTGGTGGACCGTCTCGCCGATTCGGGCCATGTCGTGCGCAAGCCGCATCCCGTCGATCGTCGGGCGAGGCTCATCTCGTTGACCGACAAGTCGCGCACCGACTTCACGCACCACTTCCGCGACAGCATCGACGCGATGCGGGATGTCGCGTTCGACTATTCGCCGACGGAGCTGGCGGTGATCGCCGACTTCCTCGAACGGATGTCGGTCGGCATCGACCCCGACGCCTGA
- a CDS encoding phytoene/squalene synthase family protein produces MSTRDQPSGLSLYDRTAVAAAASVIRAYSTSFALATGLLSPRTRPHIRNVYALVRVADEIVDGPAGEAGLDRDQQEEVLDAFETETRAAVERGFSANLVVHAFALTARECGIGEDLTAPFFASMRTDLGVREHDDVSHDSYVYGSAEVVGLMCLAVFENAGRRSPSSPPADLVAGARALGRAFQDVNFLRDLEHDAGALGRDYLAVDGVERTRDDVLDRIDADLATAAATIPLLPPDCRRAVTAAHDLFAALSARLRGASAEGRVRVPTSQKAVLAARAWLGAAPLKERS; encoded by the coding sequence GTGAGCACGCGAGACCAGCCGAGCGGACTCTCCCTCTACGACCGGACGGCGGTGGCCGCCGCCGCATCCGTCATCCGCGCCTACTCCACCTCGTTCGCCCTCGCGACGGGTCTGCTCAGTCCGCGCACCCGTCCCCATATCCGCAACGTCTACGCACTCGTTCGTGTCGCGGACGAGATCGTGGACGGGCCGGCCGGAGAGGCCGGCCTGGACCGCGATCAGCAGGAAGAGGTCCTCGACGCCTTCGAGACGGAGACCCGCGCCGCCGTCGAGCGCGGCTTCAGCGCGAACCTCGTCGTTCACGCGTTCGCCCTGACCGCCCGCGAGTGCGGGATCGGCGAAGACCTGACGGCCCCGTTCTTCGCATCGATGCGCACGGACCTGGGTGTGCGCGAGCACGACGACGTCTCGCACGACAGCTACGTCTACGGATCGGCTGAGGTGGTGGGGCTCATGTGTCTCGCCGTCTTCGAGAACGCGGGGCGCCGTTCCCCCTCCTCTCCCCCGGCCGACCTCGTCGCCGGGGCGCGCGCTCTCGGACGCGCCTTCCAGGACGTCAACTTCCTTCGCGACCTGGAGCACGACGCGGGCGCCTTGGGACGTGACTACCTCGCCGTCGACGGCGTCGAGCGCACGCGGGACGACGTACTCGACCGGATCGACGCGGACCTCGCCACAGCAGCCGCCACCATCCCCCTCCTGCCCCCGGACTGCCGCAGGGCCGTCACCGCCGCCCACGACCTCTTCGCCGCACTCTCCGCGCGCCTGCGCGGGGCGAGCGCGGAGGGCCGTGTGCGCGTACCCACATCGCAGAAGGCCGTTCTCGCCGCCCGCGCCTGGCTCGGCGCCGCACCCCTGAAGGAACGCTCATGA
- a CDS encoding CDP-glycerol glycerophosphotransferase family protein, whose translation MASFSFGDGNAKKLLAIPFYAAGRALTLLVPRARGRWVFGSAAGIADGALALWNEAAARGHRAVWLVRTDAQARDAASRGIPQVRADSLRGLWLTARAEVVVVTHGFGDVNRYAVSGSYLVQLWHGIPLKRIGIDSPETLRSSLLPSSRLVRRLLAFMYRSATRRIRLLPAASHLVRGRLESAFSLDDSRVPVVGEPRVDVLSRGSETERRERARRQLEATLGPLGDDRLVLYAPTWRDGDDDPAIPTAGDWARITELLDEHGARLIVRPHPLGAGEYAPPGGSRRVHLLGSDRLADVTPVLPGLDLLVTDYSSLAYDSSLVPLPVVYFAPDVDAYARRRGFYGAYADVAGPDVALDWEGALAQIAAVLSDDEAREARRERARRLDAAVHAHRDGRNAERVYRAIMAATGGDPREETA comes from the coding sequence GTGGCGTCCTTCTCGTTCGGCGACGGCAATGCGAAGAAGCTCCTCGCCATTCCGTTCTATGCGGCCGGGCGGGCTCTCACCTTGCTCGTGCCGCGGGCGCGCGGAAGGTGGGTCTTCGGCTCGGCGGCGGGAATCGCCGACGGCGCCCTCGCGCTGTGGAACGAGGCGGCGGCACGCGGTCACCGTGCCGTCTGGCTGGTCCGCACCGATGCGCAGGCACGGGATGCGGCATCGCGCGGCATCCCGCAGGTCCGCGCCGATTCGCTGCGCGGACTCTGGCTTACGGCGCGCGCCGAGGTCGTCGTCGTCACGCACGGCTTCGGCGACGTCAACCGTTACGCCGTGTCGGGGTCGTACCTCGTGCAGCTGTGGCACGGCATCCCGCTCAAGCGCATCGGCATCGACTCGCCGGAGACCCTGCGTAGTTCTCTCCTGCCGTCCTCTCGTCTCGTGCGTCGTCTGCTCGCGTTCATGTACCGCAGTGCCACACGCCGGATCCGTCTTCTGCCGGCCGCATCCCACCTCGTACGCGGACGCCTCGAATCGGCGTTCTCGCTCGACGACTCGCGCGTACCGGTCGTCGGGGAGCCGCGCGTGGACGTGCTGTCGAGGGGGAGTGAGACCGAACGGCGAGAGCGCGCGCGTCGTCAGCTCGAAGCCACGCTGGGTCCGCTCGGCGACGACCGGCTGGTGCTGTACGCACCGACGTGGCGCGACGGCGACGACGACCCTGCGATCCCCACGGCCGGCGACTGGGCACGGATCACCGAGCTGCTCGACGAGCACGGTGCGCGGCTGATCGTGCGCCCGCATCCGTTGGGCGCGGGGGAGTACGCACCGCCCGGGGGCTCCCGCCGTGTGCACCTGCTCGGCAGCGACCGCCTGGCCGATGTCACGCCAGTGCTTCCGGGCCTGGATCTGCTCGTCACCGATTACTCGTCGCTGGCGTACGACTCTTCGCTGGTGCCACTGCCGGTCGTGTATTTCGCGCCGGACGTCGACGCTTACGCCCGCCGCCGCGGCTTCTACGGCGCCTACGCGGACGTCGCCGGCCCGGATGTCGCCCTGGACTGGGAGGGGGCTCTCGCACAGATCGCGGCCGTGCTCTCGGACGACGAGGCGCGCGAGGCGCGACGGGAGCGTGCCAGACGTCTGGACGCGGCCGTGCACGCGCACCGCGACGGCCGCAACGCGGAACGGGTCTATCGGGCCATCATGGCTGCCACCGGCGGCGACCCTCGGGAGGAGACCGCATGA
- a CDS encoding pyridoxal phosphate-dependent aminotransferase, with the protein MRNQNAPWQRVAAGAGLLAEDGTPAPTIFAEMSALAAETGAINLGQGFPDEDGPAELLDIAREAIATGVNQYSPGRGTADLRRAIAEHQARFYGLRVDPDREVLVTAGATEALAATLLALVGPGDEVVVFEPHYDAYAADVALAGAALVTVPLRWPDFQPDLDRLAAAVTDRTRVILLNDPHNPTGVVFADDVRAEIVRLAHRHDAIIVTDEVYEHLVFDGRRHVPIATLPGAAERTISISSAGKTFSVTGWKIGWATGPASLIDAVLTVKQFLTYVNGAPFQPAVAAGLRLDDAFFAGVGAALQRKRDTLRDGLSAAGFAPFRAGGSYFTVADAAPLGVSDAHEFCRRLPEAAGVVAIPLTAFAARERRRDYASLVRFAACKRPEVIAEAMHRLAALA; encoded by the coding sequence ATGCGAAACCAGAACGCGCCCTGGCAGCGGGTGGCCGCGGGCGCCGGACTCCTCGCCGAGGACGGCACCCCCGCCCCTACGATCTTCGCAGAGATGAGCGCACTGGCGGCCGAGACGGGCGCCATAAACCTGGGCCAGGGCTTCCCCGATGAGGATGGCCCCGCCGAACTGCTCGACATCGCCCGTGAGGCGATCGCAACGGGCGTCAACCAGTACTCGCCCGGTCGCGGTACGGCAGACCTTCGCCGCGCGATCGCCGAGCACCAGGCGCGGTTCTACGGGCTGCGGGTCGATCCCGATCGCGAGGTCCTCGTCACCGCGGGGGCGACGGAGGCGCTCGCGGCCACGCTCCTCGCGCTCGTGGGCCCCGGTGACGAGGTCGTCGTCTTCGAGCCCCATTACGACGCGTACGCCGCGGATGTGGCGCTGGCCGGCGCCGCACTCGTGACCGTGCCCCTGCGGTGGCCGGACTTCCAGCCCGACCTCGATCGGCTCGCCGCCGCTGTGACGGACCGCACCCGCGTCATCCTGCTCAACGATCCCCACAATCCCACGGGTGTCGTGTTCGCCGACGATGTGCGTGCCGAGATCGTGCGGCTCGCACATCGCCACGATGCGATCATCGTGACCGACGAGGTGTACGAGCATCTGGTCTTCGATGGCCGCCGCCACGTGCCGATCGCGACGCTGCCGGGCGCCGCCGAACGCACGATCTCGATCTCGTCCGCGGGCAAGACGTTCTCTGTGACGGGCTGGAAGATCGGATGGGCGACGGGGCCCGCATCCCTCATCGACGCCGTGCTCACGGTCAAGCAATTCCTCACGTACGTCAACGGTGCGCCGTTCCAGCCGGCTGTCGCCGCGGGGCTGCGCCTGGACGACGCCTTCTTCGCAGGCGTCGGTGCGGCGCTGCAGCGCAAGCGCGACACACTGCGCGACGGGCTCAGCGCGGCCGGGTTCGCCCCGTTCCGCGCCGGGGGGTCCTATTTCACGGTGGCGGATGCAGCGCCGCTCGGCGTGAGCGACGCCCACGAGTTCTGCCGCCGCCTCCCGGAGGCGGCCGGGGTGGTCGCGATCCCGCTGACGGCGTTCGCCGCGCGGGAGCGGCGGCGCGACTACGCCAGCCTCGTCCGCTTCGCGGCCTGCAAGCGCCCGGAGGTCATCGCGGAGGCCATGCACCGCCTGGCGGCTCTGGCCTGA
- a CDS encoding CDP-glycerol glycerophosphotransferase family protein — translation MTTAEWSTGSAPALVLRGAGARPARVELIGARARVAATLTGRGKTWTATLTLAASRWGGPVLPLPSGRYRVHVEPAASAEAPDAPEPLALAQLGPVRATLTEWELEIGPPVDPAYDAGEAQGALERRYATGREPLEEAVFFESFYGRNASCNPLAIDRVLSERLPGLVRYWSVVDLSVDVPEGAIPVVEGSPDWWRARAVSRLLVVNDWMRRRYVRRPGQHVVQTWHGTPLKRLALHRPGFDPRRAVAVVRESLRWNVLLAQNPYAASILRRAYAFGRRPIWVEGYPRNDVLRTGDAAAVRARLGIGEDERVILYAPTWRDDREQIVDFLDAERLAADTGAVVLVRGHSRTLLPGRDAEGARVIDVTGFPDTAQLLLAADALVTDYSSVMFDFTVTGKPVYFFVPDLEDYRGRLRGFYFDLTARAPGPLVRTQEELTRALAQDSAAYADRYAAWQRAFNARDDGHAAERVVARILDQGLIGG, via the coding sequence ATGACCACGGCGGAGTGGAGCACGGGAAGCGCTCCGGCGCTCGTCCTGCGGGGAGCCGGGGCGCGTCCCGCACGCGTCGAGCTGATCGGCGCCCGTGCGCGGGTGGCCGCGACGCTGACCGGCCGGGGCAAGACATGGACCGCGACCTTGACGCTCGCGGCCTCGCGCTGGGGCGGGCCGGTTCTCCCGCTGCCGAGCGGGCGGTACCGGGTGCACGTCGAGCCCGCCGCCTCCGCGGAGGCCCCTGACGCCCCCGAGCCCCTCGCGCTCGCGCAACTCGGACCGGTGCGCGCGACGCTGACGGAGTGGGAGCTCGAGATCGGACCGCCCGTCGACCCGGCGTACGACGCCGGCGAGGCGCAGGGCGCCCTCGAGCGCCGCTATGCGACCGGGCGCGAGCCGCTGGAGGAGGCGGTCTTCTTCGAGAGCTTCTACGGGCGCAATGCCAGCTGCAATCCGCTCGCGATCGACCGGGTGCTCAGCGAGCGGCTGCCCGGCCTCGTGCGGTACTGGAGCGTCGTCGACCTCTCCGTCGACGTCCCCGAGGGGGCGATCCCCGTCGTCGAGGGGAGTCCGGACTGGTGGCGGGCCCGCGCGGTCTCGCGCCTGCTGGTGGTCAACGACTGGATGCGTCGGCGCTACGTGCGCCGGCCGGGGCAGCACGTGGTCCAGACCTGGCACGGCACGCCCCTCAAGAGACTGGCGCTTCATCGCCCCGGCTTCGATCCTCGACGTGCGGTCGCCGTCGTGCGCGAATCGCTCCGTTGGAACGTCCTGCTGGCGCAGAACCCGTACGCGGCATCGATCCTGCGGCGGGCCTATGCGTTCGGTCGCCGACCGATCTGGGTCGAGGGATACCCGCGCAACGACGTGCTTCGCACGGGGGATGCGGCGGCGGTGCGCGCGCGTCTCGGCATCGGCGAGGACGAGCGCGTCATCCTCTACGCGCCGACCTGGCGCGACGATCGCGAGCAGATCGTGGACTTCCTGGATGCCGAGAGGCTCGCGGCCGACACCGGCGCGGTCGTGCTGGTGCGTGGTCACTCCCGCACGCTGCTGCCGGGCAGGGACGCCGAGGGTGCGCGCGTCATCGATGTGACAGGCTTCCCGGACACCGCCCAGCTGCTGCTGGCCGCCGACGCGCTCGTGACCGACTATTCGTCGGTGATGTTCGACTTCACCGTCACGGGTAAGCCGGTGTACTTCTTCGTGCCCGACCTCGAGGACTACCGCGGACGCCTGCGCGGGTTCTACTTCGATCTCACCGCACGCGCGCCCGGGCCGCTCGTGCGCACGCAGGAGGAGTTGACCCGGGCCCTGGCGCAGGACTCCGCCGCCTACGCCGACCGGTACGCCGCGTGGCAGCGCGCCTTCAACGCGCGCGACGACGGCCACGCGGCGGAGCGCGTCGTCGCCCGCATCCTCGATCAGGGCCTGATCGGCGGCTGA
- a CDS encoding carbon-nitrogen hydrolase family protein, protein MPAVLSLAVAQFAPIADRSANLDRIRLLAAQAASRGARVLVLPEYSSFFVDPFDASLRQNAEPGPDGPFVRGLREIAAREDLTLVAGLVEAADADRVHNTVVAVDASGVVAGYRKQHLYDAFGQQESDWVAPGELDEPQTFTVDGVVFGIMTCYDLRFPEAARRIVDAGAHVILVPAEWVRGPLKEQQWQTLLAARAIESTAFVAAADHPAPIGVGHSVILDPQGVVLAGLAAGEGLAVAPIDLDELARIRVVNPALQLRRYRVVPR, encoded by the coding sequence GTGCCCGCCGTCCTCTCCCTCGCCGTCGCGCAATTCGCGCCGATCGCCGACCGCTCCGCCAACCTGGATCGGATCCGTCTCCTCGCCGCGCAGGCCGCTTCTCGCGGAGCCCGCGTGCTGGTGCTTCCGGAGTACAGCAGCTTCTTCGTCGACCCGTTCGACGCGTCGCTGCGCCAGAACGCAGAGCCCGGGCCCGACGGGCCGTTCGTACGGGGCCTGCGCGAGATCGCTGCGCGGGAAGACCTCACCCTCGTGGCGGGTCTGGTCGAGGCGGCGGATGCGGACCGCGTCCACAACACCGTCGTCGCGGTCGACGCCTCGGGCGTCGTCGCCGGCTACCGCAAGCAGCACCTCTACGACGCCTTCGGGCAGCAGGAATCGGACTGGGTCGCTCCCGGAGAGCTCGATGAGCCGCAGACCTTCACCGTCGACGGCGTCGTCTTCGGCATCATGACCTGTTACGACCTGCGCTTCCCCGAGGCCGCGCGCCGCATCGTGGACGCCGGCGCGCACGTCATCCTCGTACCGGCGGAATGGGTGCGCGGCCCCCTGAAGGAGCAACAGTGGCAGACCCTGCTGGCGGCGCGGGCGATTGAGAGCACGGCGTTCGTCGCGGCGGCGGACCACCCCGCACCCATCGGCGTCGGCCATTCCGTCATCCTCGACCCGCAGGGCGTCGTGCTCGCCGGGCTCGCCGCAGGGGAGGGACTCGCGGTCGCCCCCATCGATCTGGACGAGCTGGCCCGCATCCGCGTCGTCAATCCGGCGTTGCAGCTGCGTCGCTACCGCGTGGTCCCTCGCTGA
- a CDS encoding S1C family serine protease: MSDNQGSRPESEDSVSESVAPAASPQPAPASDVPTTPPAAAAPAAPAMPPRPPYPASYPKAPAGYAPAAGAAATGQAFGPGAQTAPTLPLSGPTPSAPVRKKSTAGRTVGLLVAAALVGGAAGVGGTYAGISMWGQTQMTAAGSPTVVTVNDTQKVNNVTAVAAKVLPSVVTISATAGNSGGTGSGVILSADGYVLTNTHVVTLDGATADPTLSVTTSDGKVYKATVVGTDPTYDLAVIKLTDASGLTPVEFADSSKLNVGDQAIALGAPLGLDNTVTTGIVSALNRSIEIASSAAPEDSSTEGDSGQGQQESPFQFDFGQGQQQSTSSSTTIKIAVIQTDAAINPGNSGGALVDSDGNLIGINVAIASSGGSSSSGQSGNIGVGFSIPANIAQRVANEIIESGSATHGLLGATVADAASQKNATIQGAYIQDVSSGGAAAGAGLRSGDIVTEFNGVPITNAIDLTAQVRAAAGGSDATLSYVRDGKTETAKLTLGTLQ; the protein is encoded by the coding sequence ATGAGTGACAACCAGGGCTCCCGCCCCGAATCCGAAGACTCTGTGTCCGAATCCGTCGCGCCCGCCGCATCGCCGCAGCCGGCCCCCGCGTCCGACGTGCCGACGACCCCGCCGGCCGCGGCCGCCCCCGCGGCTCCCGCCATGCCGCCGCGCCCGCCCTACCCCGCCTCCTACCCGAAGGCGCCCGCGGGTTACGCCCCCGCAGCCGGCGCCGCCGCGACGGGCCAGGCGTTCGGCCCCGGCGCCCAAACCGCGCCGACGCTTCCGCTGAGCGGCCCGACGCCGTCCGCCCCGGTGCGCAAGAAGTCGACCGCCGGTCGCACCGTGGGGCTCCTCGTGGCCGCTGCCCTCGTCGGAGGCGCCGCGGGTGTGGGTGGAACCTACGCCGGTATCAGCATGTGGGGTCAGACCCAGATGACGGCTGCCGGCAGTCCCACCGTCGTGACCGTCAACGACACCCAGAAGGTCAACAACGTCACCGCCGTGGCCGCCAAGGTCCTGCCGAGCGTGGTCACGATCTCGGCCACCGCCGGGAACAGCGGCGGCACGGGCAGCGGTGTGATCCTCTCCGCGGACGGCTACGTGCTGACCAACACCCACGTCGTCACGCTGGACGGCGCAACGGCCGACCCCACGCTCTCGGTGACGACATCCGACGGCAAGGTCTACAAGGCGACCGTCGTCGGCACCGACCCGACCTACGATCTCGCGGTCATCAAGCTGACGGATGCGTCGGGCCTCACGCCCGTGGAGTTCGCCGACTCGAGCAAGCTCAACGTGGGCGACCAGGCGATCGCACTCGGAGCGCCGCTCGGACTGGACAACACGGTCACGACCGGCATCGTCAGCGCTTTGAACCGCTCGATCGAGATCGCCTCCTCGGCGGCCCCGGAGGATTCGTCCACTGAGGGCGACAGCGGCCAGGGCCAGCAGGAGAGCCCGTTCCAGTTCGACTTCGGCCAGGGGCAGCAGCAGTCCACGTCCTCGAGCACGACGATCAAGATCGCCGTCATCCAGACGGATGCGGCGATCAACCCCGGCAACTCCGGCGGAGCCCTCGTGGATTCCGACGGCAACCTGATCGGTATCAACGTCGCCATCGCCTCCTCCGGCGGCAGCTCGTCGAGCGGTCAGTCGGGCAACATCGGCGTGGGCTTCTCCATCCCGGCCAACATCGCTCAGCGCGTCGCGAACGAGATCATCGAGTCCGGCAGCGCGACGCACGGACTGCTCGGTGCGACCGTCGCCGACGCCGCCTCGCAGAAGAACGCCACCATCCAGGGTGCCTACATCCAGGACGTGTCCTCGGGCGGCGCGGCCGCCGGCGCGGGGCTTCGCTCCGGCGACATCGTCACGGAGTTCAACGGCGTTCCCATCACCAACGCGATCGACCTCACCGCCCAGGTGCGTGCGGCCGCGGGCGGCTCCGACGCGACGCTGAGCTACGTCCGCGACGGCAAGACCGAGACGGCGAAGCTGACGCTGGGCACGCTGCAGTAA
- a CDS encoding glycosyltransferase family 2 protein, with the protein MHVDAGGHRDAPVPSAEAGVSFVMPVLNEARYLERAVQSVLAQQTPGPMELVLALGPSSDGTDEIAERLAAGDDRILLVRNPDADIPTGLNLAIARSTLATIVRVDAHSELAPGYTLRALETLARVRAANVGGVMQADGRTPFQRAVARAYNSPFGLGGGAYHGGRRESAAESAYLGVMRRVVVDEVGGFDESLRRGEDWELNLRIRRAGYRVWFDPALRVTYWPRESWQRLVRQFRATGAWRGELVRRYGRRNSLRFFAPPLLVASVALAAVTGALQLTGVLSGIAAVIANAVYLPVVAYAVLIVGVALGPGGGRGWRDKLWTAGVLPSMHLAWGAGFIQGLVRGARDTVDTSRLGTRNTPLP; encoded by the coding sequence ATGCACGTCGACGCGGGGGGCCATCGTGACGCCCCGGTTCCCAGCGCCGAGGCAGGGGTGTCCTTCGTCATGCCGGTGCTGAACGAGGCGCGATATCTGGAGCGCGCCGTGCAGAGCGTGCTCGCGCAGCAGACTCCCGGCCCCATGGAGCTCGTGCTGGCGCTGGGCCCCTCCTCGGACGGCACCGACGAGATCGCCGAGCGTCTCGCCGCCGGCGACGACCGCATCCTGCTCGTGCGCAATCCCGACGCCGACATCCCGACGGGCTTGAACCTGGCGATCGCCCGCAGCACGCTGGCGACCATCGTGCGGGTCGACGCTCACTCGGAGCTCGCCCCCGGCTACACGCTGAGGGCACTCGAGACGCTGGCGCGCGTCCGCGCCGCGAACGTCGGCGGGGTGATGCAGGCCGACGGGCGCACACCGTTCCAGCGCGCCGTCGCCCGCGCGTACAACTCTCCGTTCGGGCTGGGCGGCGGGGCGTATCACGGCGGACGACGCGAGAGCGCGGCCGAGTCCGCCTACCTCGGCGTCATGCGCCGCGTCGTCGTCGACGAGGTCGGCGGATTCGACGAGTCCCTGCGCCGCGGCGAGGACTGGGAACTGAACCTCCGCATCCGCCGGGCGGGGTACCGCGTCTGGTTCGATCCCGCACTGCGTGTGACGTACTGGCCGCGCGAGAGCTGGCAGCGACTCGTGCGGCAGTTCCGTGCCACCGGCGCGTGGCGCGGCGAGCTGGTGCGACGCTACGGCCGTCGCAACTCACTGCGCTTCTTCGCCCCGCCCCTCCTCGTGGCCAGTGTGGCCCTCGCCGCCGTGACCGGTGCGCTGCAGCTCACCGGTGTCCTCTCCGGCATCGCCGCTGTCATCGCCAACGCGGTCTACCTGCCCGTGGTCGCGTACGCGGTTCTCATCGTCGGCGTCGCCCTGGGCCCGGGCGGCGGAAGAGGATGGCGCGACAAGCTCTGGACGGCGGGAGTCCTCCCCTCGATGCATCTCGCCTGGGGCGCCGGGTTCATCCAGGGGCTCGTGCGCGGCGCGCGCGACACCGTCGACACCTCGCGGCTCGGAACCCGCAACACGCCGCTGCCGTGA
- the idi gene encoding isopentenyl-diphosphate Delta-isomerase, which produces MDEIEQVILVDDEGNQIGTAPKSSVHGTDTALHLAFSCHVLDDEGRVLVTRRALHKRTWPGVWTNSFCGHPRPAEPLLNAVKRHADSELGLRLTDIELALPLFRYRATDASGIVENEICPVYIARAENLPRPNPLEVLETQWVHPADLVTALDAAEWAFSPWLVLQARQLDLFVTQRRIQAGAR; this is translated from the coding sequence ATGGACGAGATCGAACAGGTCATTCTTGTGGATGACGAAGGCAATCAGATCGGGACTGCGCCCAAGAGCAGTGTCCACGGTACAGACACCGCGCTGCATCTCGCCTTCTCCTGTCACGTTCTGGATGACGAAGGCCGCGTCCTCGTCACCCGTCGAGCCCTGCACAAGCGCACCTGGCCCGGGGTGTGGACCAACTCGTTCTGCGGACATCCTCGACCGGCCGAGCCTCTCCTGAACGCCGTCAAGCGACACGCCGACTCCGAGCTCGGACTGCGCCTGACGGACATCGAACTCGCCCTTCCCCTCTTCCGATACCGCGCCACCGACGCGAGCGGGATCGTCGAAAACGAGATCTGCCCGGTCTACATCGCACGCGCCGAGAACCTGCCGCGACCCAACCCCCTCGAGGTACTCGAGACGCAGTGGGTGCACCCGGCCGACCTCGTGACGGCTCTGGATGCCGCCGAGTGGGCCTTCAGTCCTTGGCTCGTGCTGCAGGCCCGTCAACTCGATCTGTTCGTCACCCAGCGGCGGATACAGGCAGGGGCCCGATGA
- a CDS encoding polyprenyl synthetase family protein produces MISWLSADNRAGIDAAVDAALARIRRRATDGAEAYAALTAAVTRAATGGKRFRPANVVGAYLAFDGADEALPAVYEVAAAFELLHAAFVVHDDVIDHDVQRRGVLNISGEFRTRATAAGASAAGADDLGDAAAILGGDLLLYEATRILALIDVPAATRTALVELFDDAVSVSAAGELADVENALGLHAAEAAAVLTTAHDKTAVYSFDAPLRAGALLAGASEPELEALRRAGGALGLAFQLVDDLIGAFGTADQAGRDVGSDLREAKRTPLVVLAQQGAGRDAVAEALAVAHTGPVAVLAAQRALDATGARERLAVLIDETLRSARADAATLSPAALGLVDELATRIAERMP; encoded by the coding sequence ATGATCTCCTGGTTGAGCGCGGACAACCGCGCCGGGATCGACGCGGCCGTCGATGCGGCTCTCGCCCGCATCCGTCGCCGCGCGACCGACGGAGCAGAGGCGTACGCCGCGCTCACCGCCGCGGTCACGCGCGCGGCAACCGGCGGCAAGCGCTTCCGACCGGCGAACGTCGTGGGCGCATACCTCGCGTTCGACGGCGCGGACGAGGCGCTGCCTGCCGTCTACGAGGTCGCTGCGGCCTTCGAGCTGCTGCACGCGGCCTTCGTCGTGCACGACGACGTGATCGACCATGACGTCCAGCGTCGCGGCGTCCTGAACATCTCGGGCGAGTTCCGCACGCGCGCCACCGCCGCCGGCGCGTCCGCCGCGGGCGCCGACGATCTCGGCGACGCGGCGGCGATCCTCGGCGGCGACCTGCTGCTGTACGAAGCCACCCGCATCCTCGCGCTCATCGACGTCCCGGCGGCGACGCGGACGGCGCTCGTGGAACTCTTCGACGACGCCGTGTCGGTCTCCGCCGCCGGCGAGCTCGCCGACGTCGAGAACGCGCTCGGACTGCACGCGGCGGAGGCGGCCGCCGTACTCACCACGGCACACGACAAGACCGCCGTCTACTCCTTCGACGCGCCGCTGCGTGCGGGCGCGCTGCTCGCCGGCGCGAGCGAACCCGAGCTCGAGGCGCTCCGCCGGGCCGGCGGCGCTCTGGGACTGGCCTTTCAGCTCGTCGACGATCTGATCGGCGCCTTCGGCACAGCCGACCAAGCCGGTCGCGATGTGGGCAGCGACCTCCGTGAGGCCAAGCGCACTCCCCTCGTCGTCCTGGCGCAGCAGGGAGCGGGCCGCGACGCGGTCGCGGAGGCTCTCGCGGTCGCGCACACGGGTCCGGTGGCCGTGCTCGCCGCACAGCGCGCGTTGGATGCCACCGGCGCCCGCGAGCGCCTCGCGGTCCTCATCGACGAGACGCTCCGTTCCGCTCGAGCCGACGCCGCGACACTGTCGCCGGCGGCTCTCGGGCTCGTCGACGAGCTCGCGACCCGCATCGCGGAGAGGATGCCGTGA